From the Camelus bactrianus isolate YW-2024 breed Bactrian camel chromosome 4, ASM4877302v1, whole genome shotgun sequence genome, the window TGGGCCTTGGGAGCCTGCCCTCGCCCCTCCCCGACTCTGTCCAGCGCAGGGACAGTGGCCAGCAGCCCCATCGGGCTCGCAGGTCCAAGACATCCTGAGGCAGCAGACGCACAGCCTGTCCTCCTGCAGGAATTCCATGGGGAGTCTGATGGCCATGTCCTGAGGAACTTGGCCGTATCACACCATGGGCCACTAGCGACCTCTTCACCACTGGAGACACGTTCATGAGTGCCCTGAATCGATCAGATGAGCCGACAGGCCCCAGAACCCCCAGGACTACTCAGTGATCACCTCCCGGAGACTTCTGGGTGCACTTCTGGTCCTGACATCTGTACCTGTCGAGGCCCCTGGGGAAGTGGGACCAGCTGGAGGCACACAGATTAACTGCGAGGCGCTGGCTGATGACGGTGGGGCGCCCGGCGGGGCCGACCGAGAGCCACTGCCACCgtgggctcagcctgggctgtTGCACCAGCGGAATGTCTTCTCTCATTCTGGCTTCTGCTAAGGTGGCCAAGGCCCACCCTGACGGGTGATGCACACTCCAACCTTCTGCTCTGAGCAGCCTCTCAGCCCCTCTCCAGGCCACACCGAGGGGAGTGAGCCCTGAATTTGGGCATGTTTCTCCCTCTGGATGGGCTGACAGCCTCCGGGTCGTCAGTTCCAGCTCCTCCCCGCTTGGTGGCTCCTCCCTCCAGGGGACCCTCCTCTCACTGGACCACAAGCAGCAGGACCCCTGGCTGCACCTTTGGCGCACAGCCCGGAGGTCTCATTGGCTGTCTCCCATTCACCTGTGGGACGCCTGCCCCTCCAAGCACAGGACACAGCGCCCTGTGCTTTCTGCTCCGCTGGGAGGGCCCTcgtcccctccctcacccacagTGTGTGAATGATGCTCATCGTGAAAGGTACAGAAACCGAGCCCCAGAGCAGAACCCCTCCCCACAAAGCAGCCAGCCCACCTGCTGGGGGGTGCTGGCAGAGACATGATCGGGAAAGATCCACAGCAAAGGGAAGCAGCcagaggggctgggtgggggtgcGGCGGCGCCGCGGCGGAGCGAGTGCTtggcatgcgcgaggtcctgggctcaacctCCAGGACCTCTGTTAAGGTGGGAAAAACAGCCAAAGGGGCTCCCGTTGCCGGAGGTGTTCTCTCCAGAACATGCTCGAAGGGCTGCAGTCACCTGCCTCTGAGGCCGTCACAGGGGTAAGAAGTGGACACACTTGTCCAGCTGTGCAGAATGCTGACACACGCGGGTGACAGTAacccctgcctcccccccgcccccaagcATGCCCTCAAAAGACCCTGAGAGCTCAGACCAGAAGGCCAAGGGGCCGGAAGCAGGTCAAAAGCCTCGTGGAAAAGACGTGGGTAAAATCAGCCTGTAGCCAGGCATGGGCCAAGCCTCGATCTGGCTTCCCAGGCCCCTCGGGGGGCACGGCGCGTGGCCTGACACTGAGCGGTGCTGTGCGCATGTTCTGAGGTCTGAACCCCCAGCCCCGgggcagcccagctcagctcctcGCCACGTCTGTTCAGCCCGGTGGGGCCCCATCGCTCCTTCTGTCCTGATCTGCgcagcttctccagcctctcctgctgcttccacattttagcatCTGTCACAGTGACACCACACTCCTGGCACCAAAATCTATCAGTTTGCTAATGCGGCCACAGCCATTTAACCATAAACTCCAACACAGCTCTGTGGCATGGGACCGGGGGCTCCGTGGGCTCCGTGGGCTCCCTGCTCAGGGCTCACACGTGGAATTCCAGGTGCCACGGGATCcgggccctggggctgcaggaCGAAGGTCGGGTGTCCTGGCTGTGCAGCCCGCACCTCTCCACCTTCACGCAGCACCAGCCACCGAGTCCCTCCCCTGCATTGAGTCTGATTTCCATTTCCGTGTTAAGGGCTCCTGTGGTGACCCTAGGCTCACCCGAATAATCCAAAGTCACACCTGCAAATCCCTTCGGCCACATAATGCAAAAGCTCAGAGCCATGACGGGGAGTGGGGGTGCAGGTTAGGGGTCAAACCTGCCTCCCACGTGCTGGAGACCCTGGGACTCTCAGGGCCAGGGGGcaggcccctcctccctggcTTCTGGTCTGGGTCCTGGAGAAGTCAGGCTGGTCCTCCTGGTCTCAGCCCCTATAGCTGGACACAACCCTGCCTGGGGAAGAGGGGTTTCCTACAGGGATGGCGGCCAGGGCCACCCTCAGCACCACCATGTCCTCCTCCCTGGGCACTCGGCACAGGCCTCCGGAACAGGGGGCCGAGGATGTGGACAGAGTGGACATCCGCTCACAGATGCGAGGCCAGCAACGGAGGCGGGCGTTCCCTCCCAGCGGGCCCCTCCCTCCTGTAGCCCCAGGCAGACCTCCTCCGTCCTTccggcctcagcttcctcattagTGAGGGTGGGGGCTGCCAGAAGGAGCCGGGGAGCTGAGCTGCActggcgtgcacacacacacatacacacacacacacacacacacacacacacacaaggcaccTGCTGGCGGAGTAGAGTGTGcagggacagacacacacacagacacacagacacacacgcacagacacacaagGGGCCTGCTGGCGGAGCGGAGTGCGCAGGGACACACacgcaaaacacacacacacacacacacacggcaccTGCTGGCGGAGCGGAGTGCGCAGGGAAGTGTGGTGTCGGTGGCAGACCTCATGCTGGTGGACCGACCCCACTGCTCTGCGGTCCTGGGGCCCCCGACCAGCTCTGTGTCCCGGCCACCTGTTCGGTGAGCCTGGGGACGCCTTCCCAGGAGAAGGTGATCAAACGCATAAAGGAAACCACATATTAAGAGTCAAAATTATGACCTGGTCCTCTGTCCTCTCACAGCAGCACAATTCCAacagccaagaagtggaaacagCCCGAGTGTCCGTCAAGGGCAGGGGGAATGGAGACGCTGCGGTCCAGCCAAGGGAGCGTTATTTGgtcataaaaaggagtgaagacctgacagacgcTACAACACAGATGAGCCGAGAAAACATGCTGTGTGGAAGAGGCCAGACCCGCAAGGCCCCAGGCGTGTCCGCTCATGTGCAGGGAGCAGAGCAGGCGGGTCCATGGAGCCGGGCCCTGGGGAGGACGTGGGGGCTTCGTGGGCCCTGGGCACATTCCGAAACTGTGCTGATGGTCGCACGGCTCCGTGAAGGGACAAAAGCCACTGGCTTGCACACTGTACTGGGTGAATTGTGTGCTGTGTGAATTACGTCTCAGTAAACCAGCCATGTTCTAATGCCTGAATTCTGACAGCCCTGCTTAGGGCTTCTTCGTGACCCTGGGGCTGGTGCCCCCAGGCAGGGTCCCGCCGTGGGTGTGGGCAGGGCCTCCTGCAGGGGGAGCACCTGCACACCTGACAGTGGCGTCCACTCCCAGCTCCCAGAGGGGGGAACGCCCTCATGGGCACATTGTATTTCTGGGGGCAAAGGACCGTAAGGGCGCCAGGACTACCCAGGGCCCTGCATCAGGCGCCCCCAAAAGGAGCCTCAAGAGCTCCAGGCCCGCAGCCCACGGGTGCCAGGCAGCCGTGATTTTCCACCCCTGGCAACCGGGGGAGGGGCAATGCAGCCAGGGCATTGCGGCAACCGCACACACTGCCCCTGCTCCCGAGGGACTCACGGACGGGCAGGGACGGGGTGCCCCGCACTCCAGGGCCGCTCACCTCGGCTGCCCTGCGGTGGTCCTCGCCGGCGCCCAGCACCAGCACGTCGACGCCCAGACAGCGGAGGCTGCGCGCCAGGCCCTGCAGCATGCTGTCACACACCACGCGGAAGGCCCTGGCCCGGACCTCGGGGATGGCAACCCCCTCCGCCGGCACCTGCAACACAGCCCTACTCAGCGCCACTCTGGACCCAGAGGGGAGCAAGGGCCCTGAGGGCCAGGTGGTCAGCTCTTCACGAGCAATACGTACTCAGTGCGGGAGAGAACAGAAAAGTAGATTtaaacagagacacctgttcacCCATGAGGGACCCTGAGAGGGGCCTGCACTCACTTCCCGGAGGTCCTGTGTGCACTGGAGTGGGGCAGGGGCCTCAGGGGACACATGGGTGCAAGGCCAGATGCTACCCTGGACCTGGGTGGGGGGCTTCCCCTACCTGCCGGGGCGAAGCCAAGGCCTTCTGCAGGCGGGGCGGCTCCTGCATCCTTGATCTGTCGCTGCGTCCCAGCCTTAGGCTCCTGGCCAGGTCCCCCGACAGGTGGAAGCGGGCGGGCTCTCTGCATAGTGCCCAGTACACCTCCAGCAGGCAGTAGGCGTCAGTGGCTGGGAGGCAAGGTTGGCCTCAGCCTCCGTGTAGGGGGGTGTGGGGATGTGAGGGTGTGGGGTACAGGGGCACAAGGGGCGGGGATGGGGGCTCAGGGCCATGGCGGGGCGTGGGGTGCTCACCTGCATAGACCAGCTGCCCCTCACCCAGTGGCCGCCGGTCCCAGTTGGAGAGCTGCTGCGTCTTGTCCAGGGGCTTGCCCAGCACCTGCTGCACCAGGAGGCTGAGGCCCCGCGGCCCCCGGGCTCCGTCCACACCTGGGGCTGGCATGTCCACCACACGCATCTGCCAAGACAGTGCCTCCGGGGGGTGAGGGACCCGTCCCGGAGGgaggacggctataacacaccCTTGCGGCCCCACAAGGGCTCTGGGGAAGGCCTGTGTCCTCCACTGCGGACGGTGCCAGGTGAGGAGGGCGTCGATGCCAAGGCAGGCTGTGTTGGGGTCTCAGGACCACGGTCCCCCGCCCGCTGGCCAGCTCTGGACTAATGTCTTAAACACAAAGGGTGTGTGCCGAGAGctcctctgggggtggggcccaaagCTGAGCTGGTTTGGGGGAGCATGGAGACGTGTGGTGACCCTCCTTCCCTGGGGGACTCTGTGCTCTGGGGCCCTGGTGACCTGTGGCCAGAGAGCGGGGCTGGGGCCTGCCTGGAAGGCAGAGACTGGCCCTGAGCAAGTCCTGGCCACAGACACCCCCAGCCTGCAGGGAAGGCCCTCACCCAGGCTTCGCGGTGCGGGCAGCTCGGCAGAGAAGGGAACGGCGCCCCCCGCGCAGCACTGACCTGCTTGTGCACCTGCAGCAGGTCCAGGCTGCCGCGCAGCTGCTTCTCTGCGTGGGCCAGGGCGGGGTAGGAAGCTCCTAGGCTCCGCAGGTCCCCCGCCATCCCATAACCTGCAGGCAGGGGCCACTGGTGTGACCGGCACGCAAGGAAGGGTGCCCTGGTACCTGGGCAGAGGGCCGGGGCGGGGGCTGCACTCACCCAGCTTCGTGACAGAAGGTTCTGAGAGCAGCCGAGACACCAGCCGGGAGAAGGCCCGGGGCGCCGGCCCTCCTGCCGGACTCAAGAGCTTGGGCAGGTCCAGCAGGAACACGCGGCCCTCCACGGCCACCTGCATGAGAGACGCCCGGGGCCGGCCCCCTGCACAGAACGAGGGCTTCCACTCCAGGTCCACGCCGACCACCTGGccgggctgcagacagaggagctGGCGTGAGCAGCGTGGCCGAGGACCTGTCCGGCCCCCCGAAGGGCCGAAGCTCGGGTGAGGCAGCCTTTGTCAGGGGGGCTTGCCCAGCCCTGTGAGCTCCCACACAGATGGGGTCAAGCGCCCGTGGGCAGCGGCCAGCGCGCAGGCCTCAGGCCTGGAGTCCTTAAGCTGGAGCACTCGGTGTGGACAGAGCACCCAGAGGCCTTGACGAGCTGCCCCTGGGGCCGGCCAGCCCAGCAAGAGCCAAGGGACCCACCTGCAGGAGCTCCTCCTGGTGCCTGGACAGGGCCTCCCATGAGGCCAGGAAGTGGATGTCCTCCCTGGCGATAGGCAGCTGGTAGTGGTCATCCTCCCTGTCCTCAAAAGGCGCCTCGGTGGTCCTGGGGAGGAGCAGAGACGCAGcactccccccaccaccctgggTTCCAgtgcccacccccaccagcacTTCCCGGGACAGGCCCCGGAGGCGCAGGGCAGTGCGCAGGCCGGTGCCGGCCTGGGCCTGCAGGGTGTTCCTCCCACACACCTCTACCCTCCCAGATGCAGACACCGGGTCCTCAGGCCCCAGGGAGTGTCTAGCTGGGCTGCGGGTCGGGCCACAGGGTCTCTGGACAGACGGGTGGCCAGGAACCGAGGAGGGGTGCCGCCTGTCTCTCCTgctctgtgggtgtctgtgctcTGGGAGCAGAGTGTGCACCCCCTTCTTGGTTTTCTCTCACTTCTAATTCCCAAGCCATTGACACGTATGACCCCTGGGGACACTTTCTGAGGGTGGGGGCCCAAGGTAGTATCCTCCTCGTGGGTCCCCCGAGCCTGGCAGGTGCTTACCCCTCCTGGAGCCTGAGCCGGTTGAGCTCTGTTGCCACCGTGGCCGGAAGCTGCTCTGTGGGGAGTGAGAGGTCCAGGACACACCGGGCCACCACGGCCGCGTCGTTATGAGCAGTCAGCAGTTGCAGCAACTGCTCCTGCAGCCACTGGTTCTGCCCCACCAGGCCCTGGGGGATGGAAGCGGGTCATCTGCCTGGCTCTGCCCCAGCAGCCAGCCCATCCCGGGAACCCCCAGGCCCTGACCTACCCCCTCAGACCTGGCCCTGAGCCCTTCAGAGGGAGGAAACTGTCCCCCGAAGGCCAGCAGCTCTGGTGAGTGGGGCCCCATGGTGACCAATCAGGTTTGGACCGAGATGCTGAGGGGCCTTGGTGAGGCGGTTGGGGAGAAGGGTCGCTGTCCTGAGCCCACAGCTGTATCCGACTACCCCACGCTCAGCCTGCACCTCTCTCCCCACATCCAAGACCCCACCCACCCCGCTGCCCTGTTGGCCCCCGGCTCCCGGACCTGCACCTGGACCAGCATCACCTCCTAGAGCGTCGTCTGCCCTGCCCCTCTCCAtctgcctctgcccctccacacctcctcacccctgccctcggGCGGCCACTGTgtgcaggggggagggggaggccatGGGACACCCCTGCACCCACTGTCCAGAGAGTGGGCACAGGGGCCATGGGGGCTTGCAAGGCTGCATCTGCCTGGCTGCCCCACCCCAGTGCCTTGTGTGGGAGCAGGGGGCCCACCTGGCCCACAGGGatccaggtgggggtggggggccgagTCCCTGCATGCAAGAGGCCACAGGTCACCGTAACTCAGACAGGAGGGGACAGGACCCCCAATGTTCTGAGGAGTCCCTGCTGGCCGGCAGGCGGCCACCTCCCCAGCCGGCTCTGCCCCCCGCAGCCCCGGCGTCCACTTCCCGCAGGCGGCGGGTTCCCACGTGGACGACAATATGTGGAAACCCCTCCACGTCCCTCAGGATGTCCGCTGCCCTTCCGCCCCATCGGCCTTggcaccgggggggggggggggggccggccTTCCTGGCCTTGCCCAGGGGTCCGCATTCTTCTCTGGTGACTCACACGGCCCCTGCCCAGCCACTCCAGGGGTGGCTCAGTGCTGCCCTCCGCTGGATGCCACTCAGGACAGCAGGTCCTGtgtgtgctggggagggaggtggccccAAACTGCACTGACCTCCGCGGAGCTCCTGTGCACACCGTACCCCGGGGACAGCCCTGCACCGGTGACGACCCCTCCAGCTCAGGCCTGAAGGACAGGCAGCAGAATGGCACCGCCCAGGCCACTATCCTGATGGGATCCACAGTTCCCATACCCAGGACCAGACCCTGCAGTCTggccctctgtgtgcctctgcctCCCCCTAAGAGGCAGCTGCCTCTTTTCTGCGGGTCACTGGGCTCACTGGGCCTCAGGGCACAGAGCCATGGGCCGGGCGGGCACTGAGGCTAGCTTAGAATCTTCTCTTGGTGAACACTGGGGCACCTCCAGCAAACTCGTCCTCCCCCAGGGCCTGGGAGCTCTGTCCATAGGTGGCGGGGGAAGATCCTGCATCCCAGGCCACTCTGACCCTGCCTCACCCAGGGGTGGGGGGACTAAACACTGCCCTCCCTGTCAGTGTCTGCCTCTGGCACTCCCCCTTCTCAGAGCAGTGGGCAGACCTGAGGCCCCATGCCAGCGTCTCTGCTGGGAGGCGAGGGACCCTGTTTCTGCACTGTCCATTGCCCGACCTGCTGGGGCCGTTGGAGGAGCAGACCTGGGCTGAGAGCTGTGTGAGCTGTTGTGAAAGCTGGTGGGCACCTGCATCCTGGCCCGCCCACACCACCCGGGGTTCCCCTAGGCCTGACTCACCTGCACGTGCTCGGCCCAGCTCTCCTGAGACAGGCTTCTCTGCAAAAGCGGACACCAATGTGGCAACTCCGGGAGCAGGAGAGCCCGCCTTGCTCCGAGCCACCCCCTGCCACCAGCCCAGGCGCGCTGTCGCAGGCACACACACCTCCACCAGCCGCTTGTGGCACAGGTACCGCAGGGCTGCCAGGTGCTGCTGGGTGATCATGTTGGGAcacagagctggaagggagggcagggctcaggGTGGAGGGCGGGTGAGGAGtccggggggaggagggggctcgTGGGCCCTGCCAGTCTTCCCgctcccttcacccccaccccctcccccgggCAGCCTGGATGCCACCAGCAGAGCAGCCCCCACAGCAGGAGGGCAACCCACCTTTGCCAGCACCTCGGGCCACTGCCCCCCACGCTGTTCACCGCTgtcctctctctgggtctctggaGCCCCTCCCTCTGTAGAGGCAGCCCCCGCTCCACGGCtttcctgccttttctccagGAATGTCAAGTTCTCGAGGGAGGGGCTGTCTTGTTCATGGACATACACCTATGCTAACCCCTCAGCTTCACCTTCGTGTCCTGGTCAGAGCCCAGGGGGCGCCAGGAAGGGCACCCACTGTCCACGCCCCTTCTCCCCAGGGCCACCTGTCCTCACAGCCTGGCTGTCTGAGTCGGATGATGACCACAGAGCCTGCCCACCTGCACCTCCCACGGGGGCTTTGGCCTTCCCCAGACCTTGGCCAGGACCCACTGCTCTCCAGGGGTGTGGCCATCCCAGCCAGCACCCCACATCTAGCACCGGGACTTCCTAGCAGCAGGGACCCCATCCCAGCCTGGCAGAGGTCAGGGCTGCCCAGAGGCTG encodes:
- the EXD3 gene encoding exonuclease mut-7 homolog isoform X8 is translated as MQTGAPCWHTSTGSTRRAGSKKLTHQVTRALVGVAYGRRVKGRHSLQPRPCQAGGLATWLLGLVSDSVCPGVCRAPASSWTCQGPCPEAVVLGTKLQLQPDLDFETMSAPLLLQDKVHLVERYVDSLPDLQQRLLALLDSWCQPGFDIRVVARWYPQVTSVRLERLSPRELSRQVLRLLERYGLDPALCPNMITQQHLAALRYLCHKRLVERSLSQESWAEHVQGLVGQNQWLQEQLLQLLTAHNDAAVVARCVLDLSLPTEQLPATVATELNRLRLQEGTTEAPFEDREDDHYQLPIAREDIHFLASWEALSRHQEELLQPGQVVGVDLEWKPSFCAGGRPRASLMQVAVEGRVFLLDLPKLLSPAGGPAPRAFSRLVSRLLSEPSVTKLGYGMAGDLRSLGASYPALAHAEKQLRGSLDLLQVHKQMRVVDMPAPGVDGARGPRGLSLLVQQVLGKPLDKTQQLSNWDRRPLGEGQLVYAATDAYCLLEVYWALCREPARFHLSGDLARSLRLGRSDRSRMQEPPRLQKALASPRQVPAEGVAIPEVRARAFRVVCDSMLQGLARSLRCLGVDVLVLGAGEDHRRAAEVARQEGRVILTSGLPYQKLRAQVGAGRCLSVDCSLRARQQAKAVLRHFNVRVTPADIFSRCQACNCDQYLKVSKDMMKQLVWLGSHPEGPSSTGDKTTQNEDERETGSAPEEAPGCGTYDPPCRWLEEADLRSRAPATLGNGTRLQLAGVPAGVLQRRALRHFYCCTGCGKVFWEGSHLGRVAAHFQEVLEGAPGSREPGQAPGPAGSSD
- the EXD3 gene encoding exonuclease mut-7 homolog isoform X13; this translates as MWNLKKGKKKTLMNSSTKQKLTDTMVPAGDLCEAGEAESQRAESAGPAPAGALRPGPWWEKQAGVWTAAGWQCGCIREPGARSCPLCPQRASTCGMRAPSEAWPGSQAPEEPGRQLKEGASHPQAADENQEALCPNMITQQHLAALRYLCHKRLVERSLSQESWAEHVQGLVGQNQWLQEQLLQLLTAHNDAAVVARCVLDLSLPTEQLPATVATELNRLRLQEGTTEAPFEDREDDHYQLPIAREDIHFLASWEALSRHQEELLQPGQVVGVDLEWKPSFCAGGRPRASLMQVAVEGRVFLLDLPKLLSPAGGPAPRAFSRLVSRLLSEPSVTKLGYGMAGDLRSLGASYPALAHAEKQLRGSLDLLQVHKQMRVVDMPAPGVDGARGPRGLSLLVQQVLGKPLDKTQQLSNWDRRPLGEGQLVYAATDAYCLLEVYWALCREPARFHLSGDLARSLRLGRSDRSRMQEPPRLQKALASPRQVPAEGVAIPEVRARAFRVVCDSMLQGLARSLRCLGVDVLVLGAGEDHRRAAEVARQEGRVILTSGLPYQKLRAQVGAGRCLSVDCSLRARQQAKAVLRHFNVRVTPADIFSRCQACNCDQYLKVSKDMMKQLVWLGSHPEGPSSTGDKTTQNEDERETGSAPEEAPGCGTYDPPCRWLEEADLRSRAPATLGNGTRLQLAGVPAGVLQRRALRHFYCCTGCGKVFWEGSHLGRVAAHFQEVLEGAPGSREPGQAPGPAGSSD